A single Dasypus novemcinctus isolate mDasNov1 chromosome 4, mDasNov1.1.hap2, whole genome shotgun sequence DNA region contains:
- the LOC101440522 gene encoding small ribosomal subunit protein uS10-like: MAFKDTEKTPVEAEVAIHRTRITLTSRNVKSLEKVCADLIRGAKEKNLKVKGPVRMPTKTLRITTRKTPCGEGSKTWDRFQMRIHKRLIDLHSPSEIVKQITSISIEPGVEIEVTIADA, from the coding sequence ATGGCTTTTAAGGACACTGAAAAGACCCCCGTGGAAGCAGAGGTGGCTATTCACCGTACTAGAATCACCCTGACCAGCCGCAACGTGAAGTCTCTGGAGAAGGTGTGTGCTGACTTGATTAGAGGCGCTAAGGAAAAGAACCTCAAAGTGAAGGGACCGGTTCGGATGCCTACCAAGACTCTAAGAATCACTACAAGGAAAACTCCTTGTGGTGAAGGTTCAAAGACTTGGGATCGTTTCCAGATGAGGATCCACAAGCGACTCATTGACCTGCACAGTCCGTCTGAGATTGTCAAGCAGATTACTTCCATCAGTATTGAGCCAGGAGTAGAGATTGAAGTCACCATTGCAGATGCTTAa